Proteins found in one Ptychodera flava strain L36383 chromosome 16, AS_Pfla_20210202, whole genome shotgun sequence genomic segment:
- the LOC139113983 gene encoding protein translocase subunit SecA-like, with protein MVSWVLLLLAEEHKGRLIEIATGEGKSCIIAMAAAMLAILGNSVDIVTSSPLLAKRDSENWKGFYTLLNLSVGQNIDKIGERLECYRADIVYGTVGTFAADILWHEFEQREVNNFRAFDAVIVDEVDFMLLDHGVQFTYLNDKIPGLRHLEPVLAMVWSYVSQYKPVESNTGDVFFTGNPKPFHQALAELLNPTESKLNVIDPLQLVCMAEQEGLLRKRLHADLLESTPDQVQLLLEDVGADKMKTFFDLAMKYIPYVIRTYVLQEDGKIVPTMEAELSSDEKCEEISFLLTTNGMCFLLHGDKTSLEEMITESIGEHLQLEEGTCDSKIIIQGRQLRQFVKDRLPVWVANAFAAMKMTEGRHYLIKEGEAVPVDYSSTGMIELNKRWGDGLQQFVEMKHRLPLSQMSLVTNFMSNIFFFRRYSGLYGVSGTLGSEEDRRFLQRQFNVDFCFVPTHRRQKVYEEEGVICANETTWQEEICAKVKFEIEPKEWRTHGRAVLVICEDINTATKVGNMIRDNVTENVILYTHSDNDEILNIQELKPGFIIVATNLAGRGTDIVTAQEVDENGGLCVLVTFLPMNTRIERQAFGRTGRKGKPGSAQLIIHPRGLLEDAKQTKISGG; from the coding sequence ATGGTAAGCTGGGTTTTGCTGCTTCTGGCTGAAGAACACAAGGGCCGTCTGATTGAGATAGCAACTGGAGAAGGAAAGTCCTGCATAATAGCAATGGCAGCAGCCATGCTTGCAATCCTCGGAAACTCTGTCGACATAGTAACAAGTTCCCCTCTACTTGCGAAGAGAGATTCAGAAAATTGGAAAGGGTTTTACACATTATTAAACCTAAGCGTCGGtcaaaacattgataaaattggtGAGCGGTTGGAGTGCTACCGTGCTGATATAGTCTATGGAACTGTTGGAACTTTTGCAGCCGACATTCTGTGGCATGAATTTGAACAAAGGGAGGTAAACAACTTCAGAGCATTCGATGCAGTTATAGTCGATGAAGTAGACTTTATGCTTCTTGATCATGGCGTCCAATTCACATACCTCAATGACAAGATTCCCGGCCTGCGACACTTGGAGCCCGTTCTCGCTATGGTGTGGAGCTATGTAAGCCAATATAAACCAGTCGAAAGTAATACTGGTGATGTATTTTTCACAGGAAATCCAAAGCCTTTTCATCAAGCACTTGCTGAATTATTGAATCCAACTGAGAGCAAGTTAAATGTCATTGATCCTTTGCAACTGGTATGCATGGCAGAACAGGAAGGTTTACTGAGAAAGAGGTTGCATGCTGATCTACTGGAATCAACACCAGACCAGGTACAACTCCTTCTTGAAGATGTTGGTgctgataaaatgaaaactttctttGATTTGGCCATGAAATACATTCCATATGTTATTCGAACGTACGTTCTTCAAGAAGATGGTAAAATCGTACCTACAATGGAGGCAGAGTTAAGTTCTGATGAGAAATGTGAAGAAATATCTTTCCTTCTGACCACAAATGGAATGTGCTTTCTTCTCCATGGAGATAAAACGTCACTGGAGGAAATGATTACTGAAAGTATCGGTGAGCACTTGCAGCTAGAAGAAGGGACATGTGATAGTAAGATAATAATTCAAGGGCGTCAATTGAGACAGTTTGTGAAGGACAGATTACCTGTCTGGGTAGCAAATGCATTCGCTGCCATGAAAATGACAGAAGGCAGACATTACCTCATTAAGGAAGGTGAGGCTGTTCCTGTAGACTACAGCTCGACCGGTATGATAGAACTAAACAAGCGATGGGGTGATGGGCTTCAACAGTTTGTTGAAATGAAACATCGGTTACCACTGAGCCAAATGTCTTTGGTGACAAATTTCATGTCCAACATTTTCTTCTTCCGAAGATATTCTGGCCTCTATGGTGTTTCTGGCACTCTTGGCTCAGAGGAAGATAGAAGGTTTCTTCAAAGGCAATTTAATGTTGATTTCTGTTTCGTGCCCACACACAGAAGACAGAAGGTTTATGAAGAAGAAGGTGTGATTTGCGCAAATGAAACAACATGGCAGGAAGAAATATGTGCTAAAGTTAAATTCGAAATTGAACCAAAGGAATGGCGTACTCATGGCCGAGCTGTACTTGTCATTTGTGAGGATATTAACACGGCCACAAAAGTGGGAAACATGATCAGAGACAACGTCACCGAAAATGTCATCCTGTACACACACAGTGATAATGATGAAATCCTAAACATCCAAGAACTGAAACCTGGTTTCATCATCGTTGCAACAAACTTAGCTGGACGGGGCACTGATATCGTTACAGCTCAGGAAGTAGATGAAAACGGTGGTTTGTGCGTCCTCGTTACTTTTCTACCTATGAACACAAGAATAGAGAGACAGGCATTTGGCAGGACTGGCAGAAAGGGTAAGCCGGGGTCAGCGCAACTTATTATTCATCCAAGGGGCCTGCTAGAAGATGCTAAACAGACAAAGATATCAGGCGGCTGA